One part of the Humulus lupulus chromosome 9, drHumLupu1.1, whole genome shotgun sequence genome encodes these proteins:
- the LOC133799945 gene encoding uncharacterized protein LOC133799945, translated as MISDRKKGLENAVGAIFSGCEVRYCVRHLHANFKKEYPRLLLKQILWAAANTTTQAEFARAMQEVKDVSDAILDARDKPIITLLEKIRFWLMSRFYNKKIELEKMTQPVGKRILKIIEKKKEVQCSNGSAFVVDLKFRTCTCRRFQLFGLPCGHALATIWFMGGLNPIDPPPEMKLSGRPKTAKTRETDEPPPALKKARRAGQVKTCSNCLKTGHMRETCKYANVVENRVVKKRGRPPLQKPTEATFLRKERRLKQHAKGGTSGANNALPDTGHAGHDIGHVQIRYI; from the exons ATGATAAGTGATCGTAAAAAAGGATTAGAAAATGCAGTGGGAGCCATCTTTAGTGGGTGTGAGGTGAGGTATTGTGTTAGACATCTTCATGCTAACTTTAAAAAGGAATATCCTAGACTTTTACTTAAGCAAATTTTGTGGGCAGCAGCTAATACTACAACACAAGCTGAGTTTGCTCGAGCAATGCAAGAAGTCAAGGATGTCTCGGATG CCATACTTGATGCTCGTGACAAGCCAATTATAACTTTACTAGAGAAAATTAGATTTTGGTTGATGTCTCggttttataacaaaaaaattgaGTTGGAGAAGATGACTCAACCAGTGGGGAAGAGAATTTTGAAGATAATTGAGAAGAAAAAAGAG GTTCAATGCAGCAATGGTAGTGCCTTTGTTGTCGATTTGAAATTCAGAACTTGTACATGTAGGAGGTTTCAACTATTTGGGCTTCCTTGTGGCCATGCACTAGCTACTATCTGGTTCATGGGAG GACTCAACCCAATTGATCCACCACCTGAGATGAAGCTGTCTGGAAGACCTAAGACAGCTAAGACAAGGGAGACAGATGAACCTCCACCTGCTTTAAAGAAAGCTCGAAGAGCTGGACAAGTCAAAACATGCAGCAATTGTCTGAAAACAGGGCACATGAGAGAAACATGCAAATATGCTAATGTGGTTGAG AATCGTGTGGTCAAAAAGCGAGGTCGTCCACCACTACAAAAACCAACTGAAGCCACATTTTTAAGGAAGGAAAGAAGGCTGAAACAACATGCTAAAGGAGGAACTAGTGGTGCAAATAATGCTCTACCCGATACT GGTCATGCTGGCCATGATATTGGTCATGTACAAATCAGATACATTTGA